The sequence GAGCAATGTATGAATATGTAATAGCCCTATTGCCAACTATGAGATAACTTGAAGTAGCAAGTTGGGGGAGGTGCACCGTATTCTCAAGGTGGCAGTAAACGCATAGTTGATACCTGTCTCTCTTTATCTTTTTCGCTATCTTTAGCCTTTTTAAGATCTTCCCTCAGCCTTTTTTCCTCTTTCTGCGCTTTCTCCAACTCTTTTTGCACCTGAAAAATCCgatcaaaatcaactgattttaAAATCTTCCTGAATAAGATGATTATAAGCGAACTAGATTTAACGAACCTTCCATGCGTTCAACCGAGCGAATCTTTCCTCTTTTTCGGCCTCGATTTGTTGTCGAAGCGTTTCCGCGCGTTTCCTCTCTGCCAGTTCTTCTGCCTCTTGTTCTTTCTCCACGTTCAGCAATTCCTCTTCTTTTTCTGCCTGCAACAAATCATTAAACAAACATCCATTGTCATACGAAAACAGGCATTCCTAAAGAATACTGAGTACATATCAGTCGTACTCACATCTTTAACTGATTTCCATTCTTGAATGgctattttctttctttcattAAAGTCCAAGTAGTCCAGATACCAGGTCTCGTGTTCAATAATCGATTCTTCTGTTTGTGTTGGTAAAGCAGGAATCAATTCTTTCAGGAAAATGGGTTTTCCCTACGATAAAAGAACGTGTTTTTATCATAAAATCAATCGTCAGTAGATACCTGAATCGGGGACAGTAAGTTTGAGTAGACAGAATTTTACCTtgtatttatttctgaattttaagAATGTCTGGTGGTCGTACTCGTCCCATCCACCTTTATGGCCACCAGTTTGAGACAAGAATTTcttaaaaagaaatacataGCAGTTGAAAAATGAACCTTACATATAACTACTACAATCATTCTAGAATGAAGATAATTTCACCTCGAATGCAGCGACTGCCGGTGGCAAATCTTTCGTGACATCACGAGCTGACGTCAGTGGTTTTGATCGATTAGTTTTAAGCGGTTCCGGAACTGGTAGAATCGACCATGTTTCAATTCGTTTTTCTAGAGCCGACACTTCTAACGCTGTAGTCCTTTCATCTGTCATCAATTCATCATAcctgttcaaaatattttacacgATAATTATGTCAcatatgaaaaatcaactatttcttcaaaaccaACCTCAAACGCTGCTGTTCTTTAAATTGTGTTACACTCTGTTCAATGTCTTCCATGATGACCTTCAGTTTCTCAACAACTGTAAATTGATAAATCAGATCATAAGGTAAAACCTGCTTAATTCAATACAGTAAAATCTGCTTAATTCAAAATAGTAAAATTTGCtttattcatctttatttatttatacgaACTTACATTCAGGAGTAGGTTTGATATCTTTCAATTCTCTCTGAAACTTGCTGACGTTGTTTCTAATCttattcagttgttgttgtAACTTTATCTCTGAAATAGAAACAATTCACGATATAATCATTTCACTTTGATATCGATAAGGTCTCGAGATTTCAATAAACTCATGAGAAATTATTGATTTACTTTCGTTTTTTCGTTCGTCGTTCATTTTTAAATCCATTTCTTCCAACGGCATAAAATCTTTACGAAAATCATTTCTCTTATTGAAGATATGTGTCCCTCTTTCCTTCTCGAGATTTTTTACTCTATAATCGAAAACCAGGAATCATTATACATGAAATGGAATAAGCACGTACATACCTCAGAAATATCAAGACAGCATCAAACTAATCGATCACGATGAATTACTCACTTGATTTCAAGCTGATGAATTTctttgatcaattcaaatttcttGCTTTGCTccgttttattgattttactTGCGGCCATAGTTGATTTATCTTGAAAGCAAGAAAATACATGAAGCGCTTACTACtttttgttcaaattcaaatgtcggtgcgattcaagaataggggactatagcaatatatatgtagtgatagtaatcaaattagtgataatattagtaattgataatgatgatatattatgatagtaatatatatatagtaattaatgaaGATTAGGGAACTAAActtaaccctaacccatcaacgtcccgtagaccgcctcactacaacaattaactcAACTACTTTTTTTACCGCGCTACCCGTGCGCTAGTGGGGTCTCCAAACCTTCGGTTTGGTTCCCTAACCgctatctctaaacctaaccctaaacctaaccactagtcccctattcttatGATGATGACaccaaatatttacaaaaggTTT is a genomic window of Tubulanus polymorphus chromosome 5, tnTubPoly1.2, whole genome shotgun sequence containing:
- the LOC141905158 gene encoding coiled-coil domain-containing protein 112-like, whose protein sequence is MAASKINKTEQSKKFELIKEIHQLEIKVKNLEKERGTHIFNKRNDFRKDFMPLEEMDLKMNDERKNEKIKLQQQLNKIRNNVSKFQRELKDIKPTPEFVEKLKVIMEDIEQSVTQFKEQQRLRYDELMTDERTTALEVSALEKRIETWSILPVPEPLKTNRSKPLTSARDVTKDLPPAVAAFEKFLSQTGGHKGGWDEYDHQTFLKFRNKYKGKPIFLKELIPALPTQTEESIIEHETWYLDYLDFNERKKIAIQEWKSVKDAEKEEELLNVEKEQEAEELAERKRAETLRQQIEAEKEERFARLNAWKVQKELEKAQKEEKRLREDLKKAKDSEKDKERQAKIKAQVEEYRKERELEDQIRQQHTELRKDEEERDKKRQLADNARKIKERNDQILNERITKMKSKKEQEEEKQKRLEKARKKIAVPRDPSRLYRLTEGWKERQRTTELSDKTGQVYQMPHRAVPSWRQGLN